CAACGTTTTAAGACTTGCAGGTAACCTCAAGCTCTGTAAGCCCGTACAGCCGAAAAACGCCTCGGCGCCGATTTTTGTAAGGCGGGTACACGAAGAAAAATCCACCGCCTGCAAATCCGTGCGGTTTTTAAAAGCTTCCCTCGCTATTTCCGTAACGTCCGCCGGTATGACGAGAGTGCCCGAGGGCGTTTGCCCGCCTTTAAGTACGCCGTTTTCGATCTTCAAATTCGGGCCGGGACCGCTCGGTTCTGCAGACTGCGGACAGCCCGTAATAAACAGCGCGCACAGCAGTACGAGTGCCGGCGCAATCCATAATCGCTTCATATTTTCCTCCATAAAGAACTTTTACGGATGCTTGCAGCTAAGCTTCAAGCAAACTGTGACTTCCGAAAGAGTTTTTAGTTGTACGCATATCTCGTGACAAGTGCGTCAGCGCGCAGTTTCGATCGGCGCACCCGTTGATATGCGAGTTTTCAAAAGAAAACTCGGTTTCCTTGATCGGCATACCGTCTCCGAAAACCGATCGGACTATCGGAGACGGCAGTATGTAATTAACGGCCTTTTACCTTTGCCCACAAATCGTTCCAGTGCTCAATCATCTTATCTTTGTTTTTACTCAAGTAATCGTGATCGAGTTCGATAAGCTTAAAGCTGTCCGTCGGGGGCATATTCGTCGGCTTGCACCTGCTGTTGGTCGGACGGCCGAAAATTTTTGCGCGTTCATCCTGGAATTCTTTCGATGCGCACAGATCGAGCATCGCTTTTCCGGCCGTAACGTTCGGCGAGTTTTTGCATAACGCACCGCCGGACGCCATCGCCGTATTTCCTTCGACGGGATAGACGATTTCCATAACCGCGCCGCCGAGCGAAATGATACCCGCCGGAGTCGATTCGTAAGAAAGCCCTACCGCATATTCGCCTTCGTTTACAAGATTGAACACGTCCTTCGAAGAATTGGTTTTAAAGCTTTGCCCCATAATTTTTTCGACATAGGCCCAGCCTTTCGCATCGTCAAAAGTATCTCCCATGCACGCGAGCATGGTCTGAAGCTGCCGCCAGCCGGATGAAGCCGCCGCGGGGTCTGCAAGGATGATTTTACCCTTGAGCTTCGGATTGAGACAATCCTGATAACCTTTTACCGTAACACCCAAATTTTTTAAGATCTTCGGATTCACGACGAGACACATGAGCTGAACATCCCAATACGTATAGTAGCCGGACTTGTCGTGAAAGAGCTGTTCGTTTTCGACGGTCGATGTATAGGGCTGAAGCACATCGTGATACTTCGTACCGTCCGCGGCGAACATACCGCCGACGATGCAGTCCGCCTTGCTCGACGCATCCGCGCGTATCTTCGTTACAAGCGTACCGACGGAATCGGCTACGATTTCGACTTTGCATTTCGGATAGAGTCTGTTCCAGAGATCGAGAATAATCTGCTGCTGCGTTTCTTCAAAGGTCGTATAGATTGTTACGACACCGGTAACTTCGTCGGCGCTCTTTGCCCATGCGGGACGAGGACCTGCGTTTTCCGCCGCCTTCGAATCGTTCGACCCCAGTGCATACACACACATTCCCGCTGCAAGCAGCATAAAAGCGAACAATGTTTTTTTCATAAAACCTCCTATAAAAACTTTTGCAGGAAATATCAATTTCCGAAAAAGTTTTTAGCCGTGCGCGAGAGCGCACTCGTTTAATAGACGAGTTTGCAAAACACACTGTATCATACGCATACGATTCTATCGAAACGATATGTATACAAACCTTCTGCAAACATCCGCGCAAACTCGAAATGCAAAGCGACGGCGATATTCCAGACGGCGCTTTGTATCACCTCCTTCATAATTACGGCTTATGCCGTTTACCATAATAAATCGAAAAGACTTCCGATCGATTAACAAAAAACAAATAGCGGTCGTTACACTTGCACATCTTCGAGTTTCGTAAAACGCAAATATACCGCCAAACAAATAATTGTTAAAATCGTAGTAACGGATGCGAACACGGCGGCAACTCCGTAAACGCCGTTATTGATTTGTACATAGGTTCCGATCGTAAGCGTCATCGTTCTGTTGTTATACAAAATGACACCGCTCGACATTTCGGTAATAATCGATACCCAGCTTAAAACCGCACCGGAGATGATGCCGCTCGACATCATAGGCACGGTAATTCCCGCAAATGTCTTTACTTTACTCGCTCCGAGACTCAGCGCCGCCTCTTCGATACTCGGCGTTATTTTCATCATGGCGGCAGCGGCGGATCGGCTCGTAAACGGCAGCCTCCGTATAGCCAAAGCCGCAATCATAATACCGAGCGTACCGGCAATAGCAAACGGCGGCTTGGAAAACACAATGACAAGCGCAATACCGATTACGGAACCCGGCATGATATACGGCAGCATCGAAATCGTATCAAGCGTGTGGCTCATGATACTGCTGCGTCTCACCACAAGATACGCAATCAACACCGCAATCAGTATTATGATCGCGAGCGTAAAAAAACCGACTACCAGCGTGTTGCCGGTAGCGCGAAACAAATTTTTTTGAAATGCCTTTTGATAATTAATAAGCGAATAACCCGGCAGCTGAATGCTGTTGTTATAATTTCTGAACGATATGTAGATGATGTAAAACTGAGGAAGCATGGCGATCGCAACGAGCACATAACAATAGATATGCATCAGCACCCCTTTAACGCCGCGGCAATTTTTCACTTCGATCGGGTGCATCGCGCTGATCGTAAATTTAAATTTATTCGTTGCAAGTTTTTGAATGAGAAAAATAAGTGCGGTTATAAGCACGACGAGCACGCTGATCGCCGCAGCAAAGTGATTGTCCGCACCGTTTTCGCCGAGGTATGCGTTGTAAATCAAAACGGGGCACGTCGTATAACCGCGCCCGATAAGGAGCGGAGTGCCGAAGTCCGCGAACGAGCGCATAAACACGATGAGCGCCGCCGCCAAAATAGTCGGCATGGTCAGCGTCATGAGTACGTGGAAAAAACGATCGACTCCTTTACAGCCCATGCTCTCCGCAGCTTCCATAAGCGAGCGATCTATATCGCGGAAAGCGCCGTTCATATAAATCATCACGAGCGGAAAAAGCTTCAAAGTCTGTACGAACACGATACCGCCGAAACCGTAAATCGTGACGTGCGGAATACCGAAGGATTGCAATACGCGCGTTACAAGTCCGTTATTGCCCATAAGCAAAATCCATGCGTATGCGCCGATAAAGGGCGCGGACATCGTACAGAGCAGGCTCATCACAAAGAGGAATTTCCTGCCGCGCAAATTGAAAAACGTATAAAAATACGCAAAGGGTATGCCGAGCAAAAGACAGCACAGCATGACTACCGCAGCAATTTTACAGCTGTTGAATATCGTCGAATAATAATAATTTTTTGCAAAAAAACGGGCAAACGCATCGAACGAAAGGCTGCCGTCTACGTACGCCGCTTCACGAAGCAATCCGCCGATCGGATAGATAAGAAATAAAACAAAAAGGAAAAATATGACGATCGCAATAATATTCCAAAATTCGAACACTTTCCGTCTATGCATGCATATCTCCCATAAAAACTTTTGCAGGATGTCTCGACATCCGAAAA
This Treponema socranskii subsp. buccale DNA region includes the following protein-coding sequences:
- a CDS encoding extracellular solute-binding protein, which codes for MKKTLFAFMLLAAGMCVYALGSNDSKAAENAGPRPAWAKSADEVTGVVTIYTTFEETQQQIILDLWNRLYPKCKVEIVADSVGTLVTKIRADASSKADCIVGGMFAADGTKYHDVLQPYTSTVENEQLFHDKSGYYTYWDVQLMCLVVNPKILKNLGVTVKGYQDCLNPKLKGKIILADPAAASSGWRQLQTMLACMGDTFDDAKGWAYVEKIMGQSFKTNSSKDVFNLVNEGEYAVGLSYESTPAGIISLGGAVMEIVYPVEGNTAMASGGALCKNSPNVTAGKAMLDLCASKEFQDERAKIFGRPTNSRCKPTNMPPTDSFKLIELDHDYLSKNKDKMIEHWNDLWAKVKGR
- a CDS encoding ABC transporter permease, which gives rise to MHRRKVFEFWNIIAIVIFFLFVLFLIYPIGGLLREAAYVDGSLSFDAFARFFAKNYYYSTIFNSCKIAAVVMLCCLLLGIPFAYFYTFFNLRGRKFLFVMSLLCTMSAPFIGAYAWILLMGNNGLVTRVLQSFGIPHVTIYGFGGIVFVQTLKLFPLVMIYMNGAFRDIDRSLMEAAESMGCKGVDRFFHVLMTLTMPTILAAALIVFMRSFADFGTPLLIGRGYTTCPVLIYNAYLGENGADNHFAAAISVLVVLITALIFLIQKLATNKFKFTISAMHPIEVKNCRGVKGVLMHIYCYVLVAIAMLPQFYIIYISFRNYNNSIQLPGYSLINYQKAFQKNLFRATGNTLVVGFFTLAIIILIAVLIAYLVVRRSSIMSHTLDTISMLPYIMPGSVIGIALVIVFSKPPFAIAGTLGIMIAALAIRRLPFTSRSAAAAMMKITPSIEEAALSLGASKVKTFAGITVPMMSSGIISGAVLSWVSIITEMSSGVILYNNRTMTLTIGTYVQINNGVYGVAAVFASVTTILTIICLAVYLRFTKLEDVQV